From Fundidesulfovibrio terrae, a single genomic window includes:
- a CDS encoding methyltransferase domain-containing protein — MPRFQRLREHVSGLEPEHVYRTIYDENLNPVIEGTEPLDPQGLQDFRKVDFTGKSVVDLGCNFGFFSFQARRLGAASVTGVDRESRVLEGAAMLREIFGLDGVEFVSCDIDVPLNCLCGRKFDTAMLVEFIGKTFVREGLIPRSLAFLETLSDTELVLSVQKTYMIRKELGSTVEEMRRHYPDRYLEDGDILVLDFVRDFFKDRWDIEMLSDIGDGYEKPRKYMRLRK; from the coding sequence ATGCCCCGCTTCCAGCGCCTGCGCGAACACGTGTCCGGCCTGGAGCCCGAACACGTCTACCGCACCATCTACGACGAGAATCTGAATCCGGTCATCGAAGGAACCGAGCCCCTGGATCCTCAAGGTCTCCAGGACTTCCGCAAGGTCGATTTCACGGGCAAGTCCGTGGTGGACCTGGGCTGCAACTTCGGGTTCTTCTCCTTCCAGGCCCGCCGCCTGGGCGCGGCCAGCGTGACCGGCGTGGACCGGGAATCCCGGGTACTCGAAGGTGCGGCCATGCTGCGCGAAATCTTCGGGCTCGATGGCGTGGAGTTCGTCTCCTGCGATATCGACGTTCCCCTGAACTGCCTGTGCGGCCGAAAGTTCGACACGGCCATGCTGGTGGAGTTCATCGGCAAGACCTTCGTGCGCGAGGGGCTCATCCCCCGCTCCCTGGCGTTCCTGGAAACGCTCTCCGACACGGAGCTGGTCCTCTCGGTGCAGAAGACCTACATGATCCGCAAGGAACTCGGTTCCACCGTCGAAGAGATGCGCCGCCACTATCCGGACCGGTATCTCGAGGACGGCGACATCCTGGTGCTGGATTTCGTCCGTGATTTCTTCAAGGATCGCTGGGATATAGAGATGCTCTCCGACATTGGCGACGGCTACGAGAAGCCCAGAAAGTACATGCGTCTGCGCAAATAA
- a CDS encoding metal-dependent hydrolase: MAHALTWNGHSNFTVKTDGMTILIDPFFDGNPKSVLAAKDITQVDYVLVTHDHGDHVGQAMEICLATGAKLLAIVETCSKLVGQGLPKEQVVNGIGINIGGSISLGTVRATMVQAVHSSESGWPVGYVLTLGDGYTLYHSGDTAIFATMELYGKLFSIDMALLPVGGVFTMDARQAAVACKLLKCRQVLPMHWGTFPVLERNTRAFGLALEDLGVDTMLVNCEPGQTVKLERNLFNEDCGCE; the protein is encoded by the coding sequence ATGGCCCACGCGCTCACCTGGAACGGCCATTCGAACTTCACCGTCAAGACCGACGGCATGACCATCCTCATAGACCCCTTCTTCGACGGCAACCCCAAATCCGTCCTGGCAGCTAAGGACATCACCCAGGTGGACTACGTGCTCGTCACCCACGACCACGGCGACCACGTCGGCCAGGCCATGGAAATCTGCCTGGCCACCGGGGCCAAGCTCCTGGCCATCGTGGAGACGTGCTCCAAACTGGTGGGTCAGGGACTGCCCAAGGAGCAGGTGGTCAACGGCATCGGCATCAACATCGGCGGCAGCATCTCGCTCGGCACCGTGCGGGCCACCATGGTGCAGGCCGTGCATTCCAGCGAATCGGGCTGGCCCGTGGGCTACGTGCTGACGCTCGGCGACGGCTACACCCTGTACCACTCGGGAGACACCGCCATCTTCGCCACCATGGAGCTCTACGGAAAGCTCTTCTCCATCGACATGGCCCTCTTGCCCGTGGGCGGAGTCTTCACCATGGACGCGCGCCAGGCGGCCGTGGCCTGCAAACTGCTCAAGTGCAGGCAGGTGCTGCCCATGCACTGGGGCACATTCCCGGTGCTGGAGAGGAACACCCGAGCCTTCGGCCTAGCCTTGGAGGACCTGGGGGTGGACACCATGCTGGTGAACTGCGAACCGGGACAAACGGTGAAGCTGGAAAGGAATCTCTTCAACGAGGATTGCGGCTGCGAATAG
- the rsfS gene encoding ribosome silencing factor encodes MPKSKKPIIPTIDKVRLVALWLMEKKAKDLTALDVSKVCSVTEAMIVATAANMRQAQALADHVLAKCKEEKFPFLGMDGYKTGQWILVDLNDVLVHIFMEDARGFYNIEGLWAEGGEIALPEAPAVPRSDDEDDQ; translated from the coding sequence ATGCCAAAATCAAAGAAACCCATCATTCCCACCATCGATAAAGTCCGCCTTGTGGCCCTGTGGCTCATGGAAAAGAAAGCCAAGGACTTGACCGCCTTGGATGTCAGCAAGGTGTGCAGCGTCACCGAGGCCATGATCGTGGCCACGGCCGCCAACATGCGCCAAGCCCAGGCTCTGGCCGACCACGTTCTGGCCAAGTGCAAGGAGGAGAAATTCCCCTTCCTGGGCATGGACGGCTACAAGACCGGCCAGTGGATCCTCGTGGACCTGAACGACGTGCTCGTGCACATCTTCATGGAAGATGCGCGCGGCTTCTACAACATCGAAGGCCTGTGGGCCGAAGGCGGGGAAATCGCCCTGCCCGAGGCGCCAGCCGTGCCTCGATCCGACGACGAAGACGACCAATGA
- a CDS encoding SLC13 family permease, which translates to MFWIAVGIFFSAYAVIVSEKVHKTKVAMFGAALTLLTKVLTQHDALHNIDLGVDWNVIFLLISMMIMVNIMTKTGVFQYVAIKSAKIAKGDPVRLMIIFSIVTALASAFLDNVTTVLLLAPVTLLIAKELEVDPVPYLITEAMASNIGGTATLIGDPPNIMIASKAGLAFTDFVYHLTPVIILAMIVWMLVWKVVFGKRLRAREDLKARVMAMDENALIKDMGLLKKSGAIMGLTIVGFVLHGVFHYEPATVALAGASLLLMLSDEDPHTVLIELEWSTIFFFIGLFIIIGGTVKVGFIEVLARSMIGLTSPTPSDMFTLSMVMVWFSAMASAIVDNIPFVATMNPLLVDMAEKVLGPSTGLKGFELLQHPSMMPVWWALALGACLGGNGTAIGASANVIVVGMSEKAGHKITFLRFMKYGVPVMLLTVAVATVYLYVRYYVLKW; encoded by the coding sequence ATGTTCTGGATAGCAGTCGGCATTTTCTTCAGCGCCTATGCGGTGATCGTTTCGGAAAAAGTCCATAAGACAAAGGTGGCCATGTTCGGGGCGGCATTGACGCTCTTGACCAAGGTTCTCACCCAGCACGATGCACTGCACAACATCGATCTTGGCGTGGATTGGAACGTCATCTTTCTGCTTATCTCCATGATGATTATGGTCAACATCATGACCAAGACTGGCGTGTTCCAGTACGTGGCCATAAAATCAGCCAAGATCGCCAAGGGAGACCCTGTCCGGTTGATGATCATCTTCTCCATCGTCACCGCCCTGGCCTCGGCGTTTCTGGACAACGTGACCACTGTGCTCCTGCTGGCCCCGGTTACGCTTTTGATCGCAAAAGAACTCGAGGTGGACCCCGTTCCCTACCTCATCACCGAGGCGATGGCCTCCAATATAGGCGGCACGGCCACCCTCATCGGCGACCCACCCAACATCATGATCGCCTCCAAGGCAGGACTTGCCTTCACGGATTTCGTCTACCACCTCACCCCCGTGATCATCCTCGCCATGATCGTGTGGATGCTGGTTTGGAAGGTGGTATTCGGCAAACGCTTGCGTGCCAGGGAGGATCTCAAGGCCCGCGTCATGGCCATGGACGAGAACGCGCTCATAAAGGACATGGGGCTACTCAAAAAGTCCGGCGCCATCATGGGGCTTACCATCGTGGGTTTCGTGCTGCATGGCGTGTTCCATTACGAACCGGCTACAGTAGCCCTGGCAGGAGCTTCTCTTTTGCTGATGCTTTCCGACGAAGATCCGCACACTGTGCTGATTGAATTGGAATGGTCCACCATATTCTTCTTCATAGGGCTGTTCATCATCATTGGAGGTACGGTGAAGGTGGGCTTCATCGAGGTGCTCGCGCGCAGCATGATTGGGCTGACCTCTCCGACACCCAGCGACATGTTCACGCTGTCCATGGTCATGGTGTGGTTTTCGGCCATGGCCTCGGCGATTGTGGACAACATCCCCTTCGTGGCCACCATGAACCCGCTGCTGGTGGACATGGCCGAGAAGGTGCTTGGGCCGTCCACGGGACTCAAGGGATTCGAGCTTCTCCAGCACCCCTCCATGATGCCGGTGTGGTGGGCTCTGGCTTTGGGCGCGTGCCTCGGCGGCAACGGCACAGCCATCGGGGCCTCCGCCAACGTGATTGTGGTGGGGATGAGCGAAAAGGCCGGGCACAAGATCACCTTCCTGCGTTTCATGAAGTACGGCGTGCCGGTGATGCTTCTGACCGTGGCCGTCGCAACGGTGTATCTGTACGTGCGGTATTACGTTCTGAAGTGGTAG
- the clpA gene encoding ATP-dependent Clp protease ATP-binding subunit ClpA yields MLGKRLERVLTNAVKEVKRRNHEYLTLEHLLHAIVGEESGKSILINCGANVVRLRHQLERFFAEHMETLPQEQATEVVQTLGVQRVLQRAIMQIQSAGKTKVDVGDVLAAIFEEDDSYAVYFLKSHGVSRLDVLECIAHGQGMEEGGDSEDASRQGEEPGKKKESALEQFTVDLVAKAREGKIDPLIGRDEELTRTVQVLARRRKNNPLYVGDPGVGKTALAEGLALKISKGEVPEAFRDVEIFALDMGALLAGTKYRGDFEARMKSVLNEFKAKPGAILFVDEIHTIVGAGATSGGTMDASNILKPVLASGQLRCIGSTTYEEYKNHFEKDRALSRRFQKIDVKEPTQEEAVEILKGLKPHYEEHHGVQYTPAALKSAVELSARHINDRYLPDKAIDVIDEAGAVFRLSGKPGKNVVGVHDVEKVVSRMARIPAQRVSSTDRTRLSGFEDELKRLLFGQDEAIDVLAKAIKRSRAGLALAGKPTGNFLLTGPTGVGKTELAKQLANVLGIHFMRFDMSEYMEKHAVARLIGAPPGYVGFDQGGLLTDGIRKNPYCVLLLDEIEKAHPDMFNILLQVMDYATLTDNNGRKADFSHVILLMTSNAGAREMASKAIGFGQSKPEDAAFHGQKALERLFTPEFRNRLDAVISFKPLTPSIMEMIVGKYITELNAQLKERKVLVDLSDKAVAWLAERGFDPAFGARPLARLIQEKLKDPLADELLFGKLQKGGTVKVDVAKEGPKKSKSGKVETVLSFDFKTKAGEKEKV; encoded by the coding sequence ATGCTCGGAAAAAGACTCGAACGGGTCCTCACCAACGCGGTGAAGGAAGTCAAACGCCGCAACCACGAATACCTCACCCTGGAGCACCTGCTCCACGCCATCGTGGGCGAGGAGAGCGGCAAGTCCATACTCATCAACTGTGGAGCCAACGTGGTGCGCCTGCGCCACCAGCTTGAGCGCTTCTTCGCCGAACACATGGAGACGCTGCCCCAGGAGCAGGCCACGGAAGTGGTCCAGACCCTGGGCGTGCAGCGCGTGCTGCAGCGGGCCATCATGCAGATACAGTCCGCGGGCAAGACCAAGGTGGACGTGGGCGACGTGCTGGCGGCCATCTTCGAGGAGGACGACTCCTACGCGGTCTATTTTCTTAAGTCCCACGGCGTTTCCCGCCTGGACGTGCTGGAGTGCATCGCCCACGGCCAGGGCATGGAGGAGGGCGGGGATTCTGAGGACGCCTCCCGGCAGGGCGAGGAACCCGGCAAGAAGAAGGAATCCGCCCTGGAGCAATTCACCGTGGACCTCGTGGCCAAGGCCCGCGAGGGCAAGATCGATCCGCTCATCGGGCGCGACGAGGAGCTGACCCGCACCGTGCAGGTGCTGGCGCGCCGTCGCAAAAACAACCCCCTCTACGTGGGCGACCCCGGCGTGGGCAAGACCGCCCTGGCCGAGGGCCTGGCCCTGAAGATATCCAAGGGAGAAGTGCCCGAGGCGTTCAGGGACGTGGAAATCTTCGCCCTGGACATGGGGGCGCTCCTGGCCGGGACCAAGTACCGGGGCGACTTCGAGGCCCGCATGAAGAGCGTGCTGAACGAATTCAAGGCCAAGCCCGGGGCCATCCTCTTCGTGGACGAGATCCACACCATCGTGGGCGCGGGAGCCACCAGCGGCGGCACCATGGACGCCTCCAACATCCTCAAGCCCGTGCTGGCCTCGGGGCAGCTGCGCTGCATCGGCTCCACCACCTACGAGGAATACAAGAACCATTTCGAGAAGGACCGCGCCTTGTCGCGCCGCTTCCAGAAGATCGACGTGAAGGAGCCCACCCAGGAGGAGGCCGTGGAAATCCTCAAGGGCCTCAAGCCCCACTACGAGGAGCACCACGGGGTGCAGTACACGCCCGCCGCCCTGAAAAGCGCGGTGGAGCTTTCCGCGCGCCATATCAACGACCGCTACCTGCCCGACAAGGCCATCGACGTCATCGACGAAGCCGGGGCGGTGTTCCGCCTCTCGGGCAAGCCCGGCAAGAACGTCGTCGGCGTGCATGACGTGGAGAAGGTGGTCTCGCGCATGGCCAGGATTCCGGCCCAGCGCGTGTCCTCCACCGACCGCACCCGTCTCTCCGGGTTCGAGGACGAACTCAAGCGCCTGCTCTTCGGCCAGGACGAGGCCATCGACGTACTGGCCAAGGCCATCAAGCGCTCCCGCGCCGGGCTCGCCCTGGCGGGAAAGCCAACCGGCAACTTCCTGCTCACCGGTCCCACCGGCGTGGGCAAGACCGAGCTGGCCAAGCAGCTGGCCAACGTGCTGGGCATCCACTTCATGCGCTTCGATATGAGCGAATACATGGAGAAGCACGCCGTGGCCCGGCTCATCGGCGCGCCTCCGGGCTACGTGGGCTTCGACCAGGGCGGGCTCTTGACCGACGGCATCCGCAAGAATCCCTACTGCGTGCTGCTGCTCGACGAGATCGAGAAGGCCCACCCGGACATGTTCAACATCCTGCTGCAGGTGATGGACTATGCCACGCTTACCGACAACAACGGGCGCAAGGCCGACTTCAGCCATGTGATCCTGCTCATGACCTCCAACGCCGGCGCGCGCGAGATGGCCTCCAAGGCCATTGGCTTCGGCCAGTCCAAGCCGGAAGACGCCGCCTTCCACGGCCAGAAGGCCCTGGAACGGCTCTTCACGCCGGAATTCCGCAACAGGCTGGACGCCGTGATCTCGTTCAAGCCCTTGACCCCGTCCATCATGGAGATGATCGTGGGCAAGTACATCACGGAACTCAACGCCCAGCTCAAGGAGCGCAAGGTCCTGGTGGATTTGAGCGACAAGGCCGTGGCCTGGCTGGCCGAGCGGGGCTTCGATCCGGCTTTCGGTGCGCGGCCGCTGGCGCGTCTGATTCAGGAGAAGCTCAAGGATCCCCTGGCCGACGAACTGCTCTTCGGAAAGCTCCAGAAGGGCGGAACCGTCAAGGTCGACGTGGCCAAGGAAGGGCCGAAGAAGAGCAAGAGCGGCAAGGTGGAGACGGTGCTTTCCTTCGATTTCAAAACCAAGGCCGGGGAGAAGGAAAAGGTGTAG
- the clpS gene encoding ATP-dependent Clp protease adapter ClpS produces MAGPLHQDESESGTGLKDEVREPRKYKVLLHNDDYTTMEFVVQVLQTVFHKTEAEATQIMLAVHKNGMGVCGVFTAEVAETKVVAVRQLARQGGYPLKCTMEEE; encoded by the coding sequence ATGGCCGGACCATTGCATCAGGACGAATCCGAATCCGGGACCGGACTCAAGGACGAAGTCCGGGAGCCCAGAAAATACAAGGTGCTCCTGCACAACGACGACTACACAACGATGGAATTCGTGGTACAGGTGCTCCAGACCGTCTTCCACAAGACGGAAGCCGAAGCCACCCAGATCATGCTGGCCGTGCACAAGAACGGCATGGGCGTGTGCGGGGTGTTCACGGCCGAAGTGGCCGAAACCAAGGTGGTCGCGGTGCGCCAACTGGCCCGCCAGGGCGGGTATCCGCTCAAGTGCACCATGGAAGAGGAATAA
- a CDS encoding UbiX family flavin prenyltransferase, translating into MTAKRIVLAVTGASGMPYAVALARAISADPGLSLHLILSEAAKKVLELESDVQAPELEALAQASYSQHDLAAGPASGSWRHAGMIVCPCSMASLAAIANGFGSNLIHRAADVTLKEGRRLVLVPRETPFNEIHLKNLLAAKQAGADILPACPGFYSRPQTIGELADFIAARALDLLDIPHNLGKRWKDG; encoded by the coding sequence ATGACCGCAAAGCGCATCGTCCTGGCCGTCACCGGAGCCTCCGGAATGCCCTACGCCGTGGCCCTGGCCCGGGCCATATCGGCCGACCCCGGGCTTTCGTTGCACCTGATTCTTTCCGAGGCGGCCAAGAAGGTCCTGGAGCTGGAATCCGACGTCCAGGCTCCCGAGCTTGAGGCCCTGGCCCAGGCGTCCTATTCCCAGCACGATCTCGCCGCAGGCCCCGCCAGCGGCTCCTGGCGGCACGCCGGGATGATCGTCTGCCCGTGCTCCATGGCCTCACTGGCGGCCATCGCCAACGGTTTCGGTTCCAACCTGATCCACCGGGCAGCGGACGTGACCCTCAAGGAGGGACGCCGCCTGGTGCTGGTGCCGCGAGAGACCCCTTTCAACGAGATCCACCTGAAGAACCTGCTGGCCGCCAAGCAGGCCGGAGCGGACATCCTGCCAGCCTGCCCCGGATTCTACTCCCGGCCGCAGACCATCGGCGAACTGGCGGACTTCATCGCCGCCAGGGCGCTCGACCTCTTGGACATCCCCCACAACCTCGGGAAGCGCTGGAAGGACGGCTAG
- a CDS encoding HPP family protein: MKISTIMNRQVAKTGPGESFAKVLAAMQAMPSRLLHVVDADDRLMGIISSYDVLKVMMPFYLDSNLAKAVTDDENFVRRLLADNAHLTAADIMAVDIITLHEDSHLLEAEALIKEKAVNALPVLDEQGHVVGEVTRQAILSQFIELCAPASSEQ; the protein is encoded by the coding sequence ATGAAAATATCCACCATCATGAACAGGCAGGTGGCCAAGACCGGCCCCGGCGAAAGCTTCGCAAAGGTGCTGGCGGCCATGCAGGCCATGCCCTCGCGGCTTTTGCACGTTGTGGATGCTGATGACAGGCTCATGGGAATCATCTCCAGCTATGATGTGCTCAAGGTTATGATGCCTTTCTACCTGGACTCCAACTTGGCCAAGGCCGTGACCGATGACGAGAATTTCGTACGCCGCCTGCTGGCCGACAACGCTCACCTCACGGCTGCGGACATCATGGCCGTGGATATCATTACCCTCCATGAGGACTCCCATCTGCTGGAAGCCGAGGCCCTGATCAAGGAAAAGGCCGTCAATGCCCTGCCAGTTCTGGACGAGCAGGGGCACGTGGTGGGTGAAGTGACCCGCCAGGCCATTCTGTCTCAATTCATCGAACTCTGCGCTCCAGCAAGCTCGGAACAATAG
- a CDS encoding ACT domain-containing protein, whose amino-acid sequence MKVEQISIFLENRAGRLEEVTRILAENEVSIRALSLADTSDFGILRLIVSDHEKAKKALKENGFTVGRTSVVAVEVDDQPGGLNAILQILSAGGVNVEYMYAFVQQSSKTAIIVFRFDKTDQAIELLGKKGIKIIPGETLYNL is encoded by the coding sequence ATGAAAGTCGAACAGATATCCATCTTCCTGGAAAACCGGGCCGGCCGCCTGGAGGAAGTGACCCGCATCCTCGCCGAGAACGAGGTGAGCATCCGGGCCCTGTCCCTGGCCGACACCTCCGATTTCGGCATCCTGCGCCTGATCGTGTCCGACCACGAGAAGGCCAAGAAGGCGTTGAAGGAAAACGGCTTCACCGTGGGGCGCACCTCCGTGGTGGCCGTGGAAGTGGACGACCAGCCCGGCGGGCTCAATGCGATTTTGCAGATCCTGTCCGCGGGCGGCGTCAACGTGGAGTATATGTACGCCTTTGTGCAGCAGAGCTCCAAAACAGCCATCATCGTGTTCAGGTTCGACAAGACCGATCAGGCCATCGAGCTTCTGGGAAAGAAGGGGATCAAGATCATCCCCGGCGAGACGCTGTACAACCTGTGA
- the gpmI gene encoding 2,3-bisphosphoglycerate-independent phosphoglycerate mutase, with the protein MSKAPTLLLILDGWGIAPAGPGNAVTTACPQNLQALAAGYPHARLKCSGRSVGLPGGFMGNSEVGHMNIGAGRVVYQDMTRIDIAIEDASIKSNPALVDLAAKVKASGGKLHLMGLVSDGGVHSHQKHLEALLETFRDLGISKLYVHCFLDGRDTPPESGAGYVGDLRNAMERIGAGRIASVTGRFYAMDRDKRWERVAEAYAALTDGLGRLAADPVSAIRDSYAAKETDEFVKPTLMTGGDGKPVALIEDGDAVFFFNFRADRAREITKAFIEPAFDAFPRAKTPKLAGFATMTQYESGFGLPVSFAPEELTHTLGQVYSDAGLKQLRIAETEKYAHVTYFLNGGREEPFPGEDRVLIPSPRDVATYDLKPQMSVREVTDAFEQAWAKGYDLAVCNLANLDMVGHTGIMDAAVAACSAVDECVGRIIAAVLASGGRAIVTADHGNAEEMLSADGGRMTAHTLNEVPVILVDPARKDATLKDGKLADLAPTILKLAGLPQPPQMTGQPLI; encoded by the coding sequence ATGAGCAAGGCTCCCACGTTGCTTCTGATCCTGGACGGCTGGGGCATCGCCCCGGCCGGGCCGGGCAACGCCGTCACCACGGCCTGTCCGCAGAACCTCCAGGCCCTGGCCGCCGGATACCCCCACGCGCGCCTCAAGTGCTCGGGCCGGTCCGTGGGCCTGCCAGGCGGCTTCATGGGCAACTCCGAAGTGGGGCACATGAACATCGGCGCGGGCCGCGTGGTCTATCAGGACATGACCCGCATCGACATTGCCATCGAGGACGCGAGCATCAAGTCCAACCCGGCACTCGTGGACCTGGCCGCCAAGGTCAAGGCATCGGGCGGCAAGCTGCACCTCATGGGGCTGGTCTCGGACGGCGGCGTGCACAGCCACCAGAAGCATCTTGAAGCGCTTCTAGAGACATTCCGAGATCTCGGTATTTCAAAGCTTTATGTACACTGCTTCCTGGATGGGCGCGATACGCCGCCCGAATCCGGCGCAGGCTACGTGGGCGATCTGCGCAATGCTATGGAGCGCATCGGCGCTGGCCGGATCGCCTCCGTCACCGGGCGCTTCTACGCCATGGACCGAGACAAGCGCTGGGAGCGCGTGGCCGAAGCCTACGCCGCCCTCACCGACGGCCTGGGCAGGCTCGCGGCCGATCCCGTGTCGGCCATTCGCGACTCCTACGCCGCCAAGGAGACCGACGAGTTCGTCAAGCCCACCCTGATGACAGGCGGCGACGGCAAGCCCGTGGCCCTCATCGAGGACGGCGACGCGGTGTTCTTCTTCAACTTCCGGGCAGACCGCGCCCGCGAGATCACCAAGGCCTTCATCGAGCCCGCCTTCGACGCCTTCCCCCGGGCCAAGACGCCCAAACTGGCCGGATTCGCCACCATGACCCAGTACGAATCCGGCTTCGGACTGCCAGTTTCCTTCGCGCCGGAAGAACTCACCCACACCCTGGGTCAGGTCTACTCCGACGCCGGGCTCAAGCAACTGCGTATCGCCGAGACCGAAAAATACGCCCACGTCACGTACTTTCTCAACGGCGGACGCGAGGAGCCCTTCCCCGGCGAAGACCGCGTGCTCATCCCTTCGCCGCGCGACGTGGCCACCTACGACCTGAAGCCCCAGATGAGCGTGCGCGAGGTCACCGACGCCTTCGAACAGGCCTGGGCCAAGGGCTACGACCTGGCCGTGTGCAACCTGGCCAACCTGGACATGGTGGGCCACACCGGCATCATGGACGCCGCCGTTGCCGCCTGCTCAGCCGTGGATGAATGCGTGGGGCGCATCATCGCCGCCGTGCTGGCCTCCGGCGGTCGGGCCATCGTCACCGCCGACCACGGCAACGCCGAGGAGATGCTCTCCGCCGATGGCGGCCGGATGACCGCCCACACCCTGAACGAGGTGCCGGTCATCCTGGTGGACCCCGCCCGCAAGGACGCCACCCTCAAGGATGGCAAGCTGGCCGACCTCGCCCCCACCATCCTCAAGCTGGCCGGGCTGCCTCAGCCCCCCCAGATGACCGGGCAACCCCTCATCTAA
- a CDS encoding phenylacetate--CoA ligase family protein, with the protein MIYDVEMETLPREDLEALQLKRLKALVERVHANVGFYRQKFDEMGVKPSDIRTLDDLKLLPFTEKQDLRNHYPFGLFAVPKENVVRIHASSGTTGRSTVVGYTHRDVRNWAKLMARCFVASGASPKDIIHNAYGYGLFTGGLGAHYGAEEMGAIIVPVSGGGTKRQVMLLKDFGPTVICCTPSYALVLHEAALEAGVNIKDLPLRIGIFGAEPWTEEMRRDIEDKMGITAIDIYGLSEIMGPGVGIECNIAQKGLHIMEDHFLVEIIDPDTCEVLPPGEIGELVITTLTKEAQPLIRYRTRDITKLDVVPCRCGRTFARMHRMMGRSDDMLIIRGVNVFPSQIESILLETEGLAPHYLLVVKREGNLDTLEVQVEVDEKLFSDEIKNLQRIEGKIVKNIKDYLGVTAQVKLKEPRSIQRSEGKAQRILDLRKTN; encoded by the coding sequence ATGATCTACGACGTGGAGATGGAGACCCTGCCCCGGGAGGACCTGGAAGCCCTGCAACTGAAGAGGCTCAAGGCGCTCGTTGAGCGCGTGCATGCCAATGTCGGCTTCTATCGCCAGAAATTCGACGAGATGGGGGTCAAGCCCTCGGACATCCGGACCCTGGACGACCTGAAGCTCTTGCCGTTCACCGAAAAGCAGGACCTTCGCAATCACTACCCCTTCGGGCTGTTCGCCGTGCCCAAGGAGAACGTGGTGCGCATCCACGCCTCGTCGGGCACCACGGGGCGTTCCACTGTGGTGGGGTACACGCACCGCGACGTGCGCAACTGGGCCAAGCTCATGGCGCGCTGCTTCGTGGCCTCCGGAGCCTCGCCCAAGGACATCATCCACAACGCCTACGGCTACGGCCTGTTCACCGGCGGACTCGGCGCGCACTACGGCGCCGAAGAGATGGGGGCCATCATCGTGCCGGTCTCCGGCGGCGGCACCAAACGCCAGGTGATGCTTCTGAAGGATTTCGGGCCCACAGTCATCTGCTGCACCCCCTCCTACGCCCTGGTGCTGCACGAGGCCGCCCTGGAGGCCGGGGTGAATATCAAGGACCTGCCCCTTCGCATCGGCATCTTCGGAGCCGAACCCTGGACCGAGGAGATGCGTCGCGACATCGAGGACAAAATGGGCATCACGGCCATCGATATCTACGGCCTCTCCGAGATCATGGGTCCGGGAGTCGGCATCGAGTGCAACATCGCCCAGAAGGGCCTTCACATCATGGAGGACCACTTCCTGGTGGAGATCATCGATCCCGACACCTGCGAAGTGCTGCCCCCGGGCGAGATCGGCGAACTGGTCATCACCACGCTCACCAAGGAGGCCCAGCCGCTCATCCGCTACCGCACCCGCGACATCACCAAGCTGGACGTGGTGCCCTGCCGCTGCGGACGCACCTTTGCCCGCATGCACCGCATGATGGGCCGCTCCGACGACATGCTCATCATCCGGGGGGTGAACGTCTTCCCCAGCCAGATCGAGTCCATCCTGCTCGAGACCGAGGGCCTGGCCCCCCACTACCTGCTGGTGGTCAAGCGCGAAGGCAACCTGGACACCCTGGAAGTGCAGGTGGAAGTGGACGAAAAGCTCTTCTCGGACGAGATCAAGAATTTACAACGCATCGAAGGCAAGATAGTCAAAAACATCAAGGACTACCTGGGCGTCACCGCGCAGGTGAAGCTCAAGGAGCCCCGGAGCATCCAACGCTCCGAAGGCAAGGCCCAGCGGATTCTCGACCTGCGCAAGACGAACTAG
- a CDS encoding universal stress protein, translated as MNILVAYDGSPYADRALARATGLAGKFSAPLTLFSATPDLCLPSVEFDPEDCEKLAQAYSKEARDMLRKKADELAAGGIAVKTVVETGDPVDKILETAESLGADLIVVGSRGMRGARRFLLGSVSSKVAEYAKCDVLIVK; from the coding sequence ATGAACATCCTCGTGGCCTACGACGGCTCCCCCTACGCGGATAGAGCCCTTGCGCGCGCGACGGGGCTGGCCGGGAAATTTAGCGCGCCGCTCACCCTTTTCTCGGCGACCCCCGACCTGTGCCTGCCCTCCGTGGAATTCGACCCGGAAGACTGCGAGAAGCTCGCCCAGGCGTACTCCAAGGAAGCCCGGGACATGCTGCGCAAAAAGGCGGACGAACTCGCCGCAGGCGGCATCGCGGTGAAAACGGTGGTCGAAACCGGCGACCCGGTGGACAAGATATTGGAGACGGCCGAATCGCTGGGCGCGGACCTGATCGTGGTGGGGTCCCGCGGGATGCGCGGCGCCAGGCGGTTCCTGCTGGGAAGCGTCTCCAGCAAGGTCGCCGAATACGCCAAATGCGACGTGCTAATCGTGAAATGA